Proteins found in one Bartonella krasnovii genomic segment:
- a CDS encoding BID domain-containing T4SS effector yields MPKAKEKSKNIDYPSPHNYLYPGTQILKNKYEETDLERFREKCSHGIEKGLERLRRESLPEHFDSFYLSYIHYHLFKETFVWSGQIRATPVTFADGSVAATPEIKRTEWDNTFVNAEKTLDGLKKIEKTLAEKDNLKGLTREDFISETVPLFVSLKKIHPFIDGNEHTIQFFFENLAKSAGHHLDFSLTTQERMMTAYTQAAHYGNAEPMRDLFEDISHPEKICLLQEFMNNMKKSGRDVNDHLVMVAKEDETYTGIYRGALFDSFMLDVEGIYIIGRKTDLTIEQQKTLKPSDKLTFTPPKTELLEKILIPEEKLAPLTKNEKAGMIAEDACVQTARNQIQQLANIVYGNAKTLDKQMVGIINNPQLGQRLANQIERTPDSVAHLAGLSLCGLQSPARANAKNHLEMLCTAVVNFTHAVKHAEKEITQEHTTEQARRAKTVQMPSQSLQNFFALPKELQQESLAKNLGLQKELTSFVKKINSRLSENEHKAVKNNDYETLAQSIGVSENKAKQITQTIKQAKEAHQQACTRTVNRSNVLAMAS; encoded by the coding sequence ATGCCCAAAGCAAAAGAAAAAAGCAAAAATATAGATTACCCCTCTCCCCATAATTATCTCTATCCCGGAACCCAAATACTCAAAAATAAATATGAAGAAACAGATTTAGAACGCTTTCGGGAAAAATGTTCACATGGTATAGAAAAAGGATTAGAAAGGCTGCGCCGTGAATCGCTGCCTGAACATTTTGATTCCTTTTATCTAAGCTATATCCATTACCATTTGTTTAAAGAAACATTTGTATGGTCTGGGCAAATCCGCGCTACTCCCGTCACATTTGCAGACGGAAGTGTTGCCGCCACGCCAGAAATAAAAAGAACAGAATGGGACAATACTTTTGTAAATGCTGAGAAAACCCTCGACGGCTTAAAGAAAATAGAGAAAACACTTGCCGAAAAAGATAATTTGAAAGGCTTAACGCGCGAAGATTTCATTTCTGAAACCGTCCCACTCTTTGTCTCTCTTAAAAAGATACACCCATTCATAGATGGCAATGAACACACAATACAGTTTTTTTTTGAAAATCTCGCCAAAAGCGCAGGCCATCACCTTGATTTTTCACTCACAACACAAGAACGTATGATGACGGCCTATACCCAAGCCGCACACTATGGCAATGCAGAACCGATGAGAGATCTTTTTGAAGATATCTCTCATCCAGAAAAAATATGTCTTTTACAAGAATTCATGAACAACATGAAAAAGAGCGGACGCGATGTAAATGATCATCTTGTTATGGTTGCAAAGGAAGATGAAACCTATACCGGAATCTATAGAGGGGCTCTCTTTGACAGCTTTATGCTCGATGTAGAAGGGATTTACATTATCGGCCGCAAAACAGATCTGACAATAGAACAACAAAAAACATTAAAACCCAGCGACAAATTGACCTTTACACCTCCTAAAACCGAACTGCTTGAAAAAATTCTCATTCCAGAGGAAAAATTAGCCCCTTTAACAAAAAATGAAAAGGCTGGAATGATTGCAGAAGATGCGTGTGTCCAAACAGCACGAAACCAAATTCAGCAATTAGCAAACATTGTTTATGGCAACGCAAAAACATTAGATAAACAAATGGTTGGGATTATTAACAATCCGCAATTAGGCCAACGACTTGCCAACCAGATCGAAAGGACACCGGACTCTGTTGCTCATCTTGCTGGTTTGAGTTTATGTGGGCTCCAAAGTCCAGCACGTGCAAATGCTAAAAACCATCTTGAGATGCTTTGTACTGCCGTTGTAAATTTCACCCATGCTGTAAAACATGCGGAGAAGGAAATTACTCAAGAACATACAACAGAACAAGCACGCCGTGCCAAAACAGTACAAATGCCAAGTCAAAGCTTACAAAATTTTTTTGCCTTGCCAAAAGAGTTACAACAAGAATCTTTAGCAAAAAATCTTGGACTTCAAAAAGAACTGACCAGCTTTGTAAAAAAAATCAATAGCCGTCTCTCAGAAAATGAACATAAAGCTGTCAAAAATAATGATTATGAAACATTAGCTCAAAGCATTGGTGTTTCAGAAAATAAAGCCAAGCAAATTACGCAAACCATTAAGCAAGCCAAAGAAGCACACCAGCAAGCCTGCACACGTACAGTCAACCGTTCAAATGTGCTTGCTATGGCCAGCTAA
- the virB10 gene encoding type IV secretion system protein VirB10 codes for MNNAVDEKNINDRDTIKNAQGKSQQSYIGKAIALVILFSVCLYLAYSTLFTDKKQSIEKKQPIESLKEGKVIKQTELFRPALPNPPSLEQTHRNNAQLPKVELPTPRINQLNSDDPLLEAAQRAPVLAYANTQQSKIDLQTNKNVLPHQLESKLDETTQRFNHLLKPTMLEGIRASTLGNRNYIITMGTSIPCILETAINSDQQGFASCIISRDILSDNGRVVLLDKGTQIVGEYRAGLKKGQKRLFVLWNRAKTPNGVIISLASPATDNLGRSGIDGDIDNHWLERIGSALLISLIKDVTSYANKRLSKKQDKEETETISSGQNIANIIVENYANIPPTLSKNQGEIVNVFVARDLDFSGVYKLKIIENKKQIINRAVSRNFYKNSAVPLE; via the coding sequence ATGAATAACGCCGTGGATGAAAAAAACATTAATGATCGCGATACAATAAAAAATGCTCAAGGGAAAAGTCAACAGAGCTATATAGGGAAAGCAATCGCCCTTGTTATTCTTTTCAGTGTCTGTCTTTATTTAGCCTATTCAACACTTTTCACAGACAAAAAACAATCTATAGAGAAAAAGCAACCGATTGAATCTTTAAAAGAAGGGAAAGTTATCAAACAAACAGAACTTTTCCGCCCTGCACTACCAAATCCTCCCTCCCTTGAACAGACACACCGAAATAACGCTCAGCTACCCAAAGTCGAGCTACCAACACCCAGGATCAATCAATTAAATTCTGATGACCCTCTGCTGGAAGCAGCCCAACGTGCTCCTGTATTAGCGTATGCGAATACACAACAAAGCAAAATAGATTTACAAACCAATAAAAACGTTTTGCCTCACCAACTGGAAAGCAAGCTGGATGAAACAACACAACGTTTTAATCATCTTCTCAAACCCACAATGCTTGAAGGTATTCGTGCTTCAACCCTTGGTAATCGAAATTATATCATCACGATGGGAACGTCTATTCCTTGTATCTTAGAAACAGCCATCAACAGTGATCAACAAGGTTTTGCCAGTTGTATCATCTCCAGAGATATTTTATCAGACAATGGTCGTGTTGTGCTCCTTGATAAAGGCACTCAAATTGTTGGTGAATATCGCGCTGGATTGAAAAAAGGCCAAAAACGTCTCTTTGTGCTATGGAATAGAGCCAAAACCCCCAATGGGGTCATTATATCCTTAGCTTCACCGGCAACAGATAATTTAGGACGCTCTGGTATTGACGGTGATATCGATAATCATTGGTTAGAGAGGATTGGATCTGCACTTCTTATATCCCTGATAAAAGATGTAACAAGCTATGCTAATAAACGTTTATCAAAAAAACAAGACAAAGAAGAGACTGAAACAATCTCTTCAGGACAAAACATTGCAAATATTATTGTCGAAAATTACGCCAATATTCCTCCAACATTATCCAAAAACCAAGGGGAAATAGTAAACGTTTTTGTTGCCCGCGATTTGGATTTTTCTGGCGTTTATAAATTGAAAATCATCGAAAACAAAAAACAGATTATCAACCGAGCTGTTTCAAGAAACTTTTACAAAAATTCTGCGGTACCTCTAGAATGA
- a CDS encoding BID domain-containing T4SS effector → MLEKNYLYKGTSTLKNKYGIKDPQKLYERCAQDIAKEAINFRHEPPPKKFDATYLKLIHWSFFHKTFEWAGKTRDTSFTFEDGSTARMPAMRPKGYEVPFAIGPQIKKELKQLEKTLSEKNNLKGLSHQEFAESAAEIFMALEHAHPFRKGNGRVNRMFMEKLGQAAGHTIDFSFITKGRMTAACIEAMQYNNPQPMKDLFEDITHPQKSLVLKEFISQMREAKLDEINNRVVVAAKEGILYEGIFRGASAEGFVMEVEGGFVVGHKDDLPPEQVKTLQNGDHLRFQKTNVQNVKETLIPKETLASLSHEALFAKISNDPYVETCRKEIEHLSKIVYGKTQALKTKLDIITAAPNLGNQFADETLQNPQLISKFAGRKTLGMKTPHRRQAEQTVPQLSQALKNYGAITQQAKDEILEHHQREQNRLSHVVEKPGKNLQNLFALPEEQQRETLLHSRSLRQELHTFSRQLHNRLSSDERKAIQEKDHTRLACLLGTSESKAKEIAQTVKDTREAQCQVRSLKVSRSSSLALTG, encoded by the coding sequence ATGTTAGAGAAAAATTATCTCTATAAAGGAACCTCAACATTAAAAAATAAATATGGCATCAAAGACCCCCAAAAACTGTATGAACGCTGCGCCCAAGATATCGCAAAAGAGGCTATTAATTTTCGTCATGAACCACCACCCAAAAAGTTTGATGCCACTTATCTCAAATTAATTCACTGGAGCTTCTTCCACAAAACTTTTGAATGGGCAGGTAAAACCCGCGATACATCCTTTACCTTTGAAGATGGCAGCACTGCCCGTATGCCAGCGATGCGCCCCAAAGGTTATGAAGTTCCTTTTGCCATTGGCCCACAGATAAAAAAAGAGCTCAAACAACTCGAAAAAACACTAAGCGAAAAGAACAATTTAAAAGGTTTATCACACCAAGAGTTTGCTGAAAGTGCTGCTGAAATTTTTATGGCGCTCGAACACGCCCATCCTTTCCGAAAAGGCAATGGACGCGTTAATCGAATGTTTATGGAAAAACTTGGACAAGCAGCAGGCCATACCATTGACTTTTCGTTCATCACAAAAGGACGCATGACAGCAGCTTGTATCGAAGCCATGCAATATAACAATCCCCAACCGATGAAAGATCTTTTTGAAGATATCACCCATCCGCAAAAGTCTCTTGTTTTAAAAGAATTTATCTCCCAAATGAGAGAAGCTAAACTAGATGAAATTAACAACCGTGTTGTTGTTGCTGCAAAAGAAGGGATCCTTTATGAAGGCATCTTTAGAGGTGCTTCAGCAGAAGGGTTTGTTATGGAAGTCGAAGGCGGATTTGTCGTAGGCCACAAAGATGATCTTCCTCCAGAACAGGTCAAAACATTACAGAACGGCGATCACCTCCGTTTTCAAAAAACCAACGTTCAAAATGTCAAAGAAACTCTCATTCCAAAAGAAACATTAGCCTCTCTCTCCCATGAAGCGTTATTTGCAAAAATTTCAAATGATCCTTATGTTGAAACATGCCGAAAAGAAATCGAACATTTATCAAAGATTGTTTATGGTAAAACCCAAGCCTTAAAGACAAAATTGGATATCATAACAGCAGCTCCAAACTTAGGAAATCAATTTGCCGATGAAACTTTACAAAACCCTCAATTAATTTCTAAATTTGCCGGGAGAAAAACTCTTGGCATGAAAACTCCACATCGCAGACAAGCCGAACAGACTGTTCCACAACTCAGCCAAGCCCTTAAAAATTATGGTGCAATAACACAACAAGCAAAAGATGAAATTCTAGAGCATCATCAAAGAGAACAAAACCGCCTAAGCCACGTGGTCGAAAAACCTGGAAAAAATTTACAAAACCTTTTTGCTTTACCAGAAGAACAACAAAGGGAAACTTTATTGCATTCTCGTTCACTACGGCAAGAACTCCATACCTTTTCCCGCCAACTACACAACCGTCTCTCCTCAGATGAACGTAAAGCCATACAAGAAAAAGATCATACAAGACTAGCTTGTCTTCTTGGGACATCAGAAAGCAAAGCCAAAGAAATTGCACAGACTGTCAAGGATACCAGAGAAGCACAATGTCAAGTTCGCAGCTTGAAAGTTAGTCGTTCCTCTTCGCTAGCTCTTACCGGCTAA
- the virB11 gene encoding P-type DNA transfer ATPase VirB11 — MNQILHTMNDETLTIVLTKLEPISAFLKDESLFEIVINRPYQVMTEGIDGWKTIEAPALSFNELMGIAKVIASYSKQNISDKNPILSATLPGNERIQIVIPPAVEKDTISMTIRKPSSQSFSLEELAHKGLFSHCEQVSFTPLNDYPTHFNELKVTEHNLATAYCNKDFVFFLNQAVKCQKNILIAGKTGSGKTTLSKALIAKIPQDERIITIEDTQELVIPHPNHVSMIYSKDGQGLASVGPKELLESSLRMRPDRILLQELRDGTAFYYIRNVNSGHPGSITTVHASTALAAFEQMTLLVKESEGGGDLERDDIRGLLISMIDIIIQCKRVEGKFKVTEIYYDPFKQRHIFGGH, encoded by the coding sequence ATGAACCAAATCTTACACACCATGAATGATGAAACCCTCACGATTGTTCTCACAAAACTTGAACCGATCAGCGCTTTTTTGAAAGATGAGAGTCTTTTTGAAATTGTTATCAATCGTCCCTATCAAGTGATGACGGAAGGGATTGATGGATGGAAAACAATAGAAGCACCGGCTCTCTCTTTTAATGAGCTTATGGGAATTGCGAAGGTTATTGCATCCTATTCCAAGCAAAATATCTCAGACAAGAATCCAATATTATCCGCGACTCTGCCAGGCAATGAGCGCATTCAAATTGTCATTCCACCAGCTGTCGAAAAAGACACAATTAGTATGACAATTCGTAAACCATCATCACAGAGTTTTTCTCTCGAAGAACTCGCTCATAAAGGTCTCTTCTCGCACTGTGAGCAGGTCTCTTTCACACCATTGAATGATTATCCTACACATTTTAATGAACTCAAAGTCACCGAGCATAACTTAGCCACTGCCTACTGTAATAAAGACTTTGTTTTCTTTTTAAATCAAGCTGTAAAATGCCAAAAAAATATTTTAATTGCCGGGAAAACTGGTTCAGGGAAAACAACATTATCAAAAGCATTAATTGCCAAAATTCCTCAAGACGAGCGTATTATCACCATTGAAGACACACAAGAGTTAGTGATCCCACACCCTAACCATGTCTCGATGATCTATTCAAAAGATGGACAAGGCTTAGCTTCTGTTGGCCCCAAAGAATTGCTTGAATCATCTTTACGGATGCGTCCTGATCGTATTCTTTTGCAAGAACTTCGCGATGGCACAGCCTTTTATTATATCCGCAATGTCAATTCGGGCCATCCAGGGTCAATTACGACGGTTCATGCCTCAACAGCCCTTGCTGCCTTTGAGCAAATGACCCTTTTGGTCAAAGAAAGTGAAGGAGGAGGTGATTTAGAGCGTGATGATATTCGAGGTTTATTGATTTCAATGATTGATATCATCATCCAATGCAAACGGGTTGAAGGAAAATTTAAGGTCACAGAAATTTATTATGATCCTTTCAAGCAACGACACATCTTTGGAGGTCATTAA
- a CDS encoding BID domain-containing T4SS effector, which produces MKKHQPYQDPQNQEPLYAQVNKQNRGNQRGQNPEDDVLYTSVSSVDPSRAGRHQQRREDPETDYTEVAPQKREDDVLYTSVSSVNPLSRGGRHQQKLSESETDYTEVAPQQRGRPSSSLTPDQMSVRLLKNPQVQAYAEEVVHWGQVVYGNDKLFQQHLQDILKDPSKGKELSDQLAEEPESMGKLAGRQALGMKSQTRKQAEDGFKPLVDAIDGYTKSVEQATQRLSQTPHAEQRRYQEHSQQGERSHHHHHHHHRHHERGQNPESPEQSQQRQRHGERGMAYAM; this is translated from the coding sequence ATGAAAAAACATCAACCATACCAAGATCCCCAAAACCAAGAACCTCTCTATGCACAAGTTAATAAACAAAACAGAGGAAACCAGCGCGGACAAAACCCAGAAGATGACGTTCTATACACATCCGTAAGCAGCGTTGACCCTTCAAGAGCTGGACGTCATCAACAAAGAAGAGAAGATCCTGAAACCGACTATACAGAGGTTGCTCCACAAAAACGCGAAGATGACGTTCTATACACATCTGTTAGCAGCGTTAACCCCCTTTCAAGAGGTGGACGTCATCAACAAAAGCTATCAGAATCTGAAACCGATTACACAGAGGTTGCTCCACAACAAAGAGGAAGACCTTCATCTTCCCTCACACCTGACCAAATGAGTGTGAGGCTTTTAAAAAATCCACAGGTGCAAGCATATGCAGAAGAGGTGGTACATTGGGGACAAGTTGTTTATGGCAATGACAAACTTTTCCAACAACATTTGCAAGACATACTTAAAGATCCCAGTAAAGGAAAAGAGCTTTCAGATCAACTTGCTGAGGAACCTGAAAGTATGGGAAAACTTGCTGGTCGCCAAGCGCTTGGCATGAAAAGTCAAACACGCAAGCAAGCTGAAGATGGATTTAAGCCTCTCGTTGATGCCATTGATGGTTATACAAAGTCTGTAGAACAGGCAACACAGAGGCTTTCGCAAACCCCTCATGCGGAACAAAGACGCTATCAAGAACATTCTCAGCAAGGTGAAAGATCTCATCACCACCATCACCACCATCATCGTCATCACGAAAGAGGACAAAACCCTGAGAGTCCAGAGCAGAGCCAACAACGACAAAGACATGGAGAAAGAGGAATGGCTTATGCCATGTAA
- a CDS encoding antitoxin VbhA family protein, protein MTAEELKQRRQVVDCAISTHTREGISFYSKTLKILEEYAKGAISFEEFNTLMDNTKL, encoded by the coding sequence ATGACAGCGGAAGAATTAAAACAACGTCGTCAAGTCGTTGATTGTGCCATCAGCACCCATACGAGAGAAGGAATAAGCTTTTATTCCAAAACGCTAAAAATTTTAGAAGAATATGCAAAGGGGGCTATTTCATTCGAGGAATTTAATACTCTCATGGACAACACAAAATTATAA
- the traG gene encoding Ti-type conjugative transfer system protein TraG, translating into MKYTKTQMVLILTPIALGALTIFLVPHFLLLITNGLKSDQVYWTLRSKPLLDLALTAAVLLLYSLSQKLHLRKIISVVSLAFFGTIALYYVGIEIKRLSPYVGQQGITWSYALQFMDPMVIFGIIIGAFFSIIQFITTSPPKNKVKRAKKEVFGGAAWMDLREAAKIFPANGQIVVGERYRVDQDNVCKIPFAPGNKTTWGKGGTVPLLTFNLDFGSTHMIFFAGSGGYKTTSTVIPTCLTYPGSIICLDPSTEVAPIVKFSRQKMENRNVIILDPNSLLTKSFNVIDWLLDDSVPRTQREANIVSFSKLLLTDKKSDNSSAEYFSTQAHNLLTALLAHVIFSDEYEDHERNLKTLREILSQSETAIINQLRMIQETTSSPFIREMVGVFTEMAEQTFSGVYTTASKDTQWLSLSNYANLVCGDDFSSSDIANGNIDVFLNLPASILNSYPAIGRVIIGAFLNAMVTADGNYKKRVLFVLDEVDLLGYMNILEEARDRGRKYGTSLMLFYQSTGQLVNHFGESGARSWFESCSFVSYAAIKDLQTAKEISERCGQMTVEVTGVNKPRSLSVGKSSYNINYQQRALILPHEVIQEMRQDEQIILMQGHPPLRCGRAVYFRRKEMLAAAAKNRFAPQKKN; encoded by the coding sequence ATGAAATATACCAAGACACAAATGGTCCTTATTTTAACCCCTATTGCTTTAGGGGCTTTAACGATATTCCTTGTTCCTCATTTTTTATTGCTGATAACAAATGGACTAAAGAGTGATCAAGTATATTGGACCCTTCGTTCAAAACCTTTATTAGACTTAGCATTAACGGCTGCTGTTTTATTGTTGTATAGTCTCTCGCAAAAATTGCACCTGCGTAAAATAATTAGTGTTGTTTCCCTGGCCTTTTTTGGAACCATTGCTCTTTACTACGTTGGAATTGAAATAAAACGTTTAAGTCCCTATGTTGGCCAACAAGGAATAACATGGAGTTACGCACTTCAATTCATGGATCCTATGGTTATTTTTGGCATCATTATTGGTGCTTTTTTTTCTATCATTCAATTTATAACAACCTCTCCACCTAAAAATAAGGTCAAGCGTGCAAAAAAAGAGGTTTTTGGGGGAGCCGCATGGATGGATTTAAGAGAGGCCGCAAAAATCTTTCCTGCCAATGGGCAAATTGTTGTGGGGGAAAGATACCGTGTTGATCAAGATAATGTGTGCAAAATTCCCTTTGCACCTGGCAATAAAACAACATGGGGTAAAGGTGGAACAGTACCTTTGCTAACCTTTAACCTTGATTTTGGTTCAACCCATATGATTTTTTTTGCTGGTTCTGGTGGTTATAAAACCACAAGTACAGTAATCCCTACGTGTTTAACTTATCCAGGATCTATTATTTGTCTTGATCCTTCAACAGAAGTTGCTCCAATCGTCAAATTTTCCCGTCAAAAAATGGAAAATAGAAATGTTATTATTCTCGATCCTAATTCACTTTTAACAAAAAGTTTTAATGTCATCGATTGGCTTTTAGACGACAGCGTCCCACGCACACAACGTGAAGCGAATATTGTCAGTTTTTCCAAACTGCTTCTCACCGATAAAAAATCAGACAACTCTTCAGCAGAATATTTCTCGACACAAGCCCATAATCTTCTAACAGCTCTTCTTGCTCATGTCATATTTTCTGATGAATATGAAGATCATGAGCGCAATTTAAAAACACTGCGTGAAATTCTCTCTCAATCAGAAACAGCTATTATCAATCAATTACGTATGATCCAAGAAACAACATCTTCTCCTTTTATTCGCGAAATGGTGGGGGTTTTTACAGAAATGGCAGAACAAACTTTTTCAGGAGTTTATACAACCGCCTCAAAAGACACTCAATGGCTTTCTTTGTCCAATTACGCAAATCTTGTCTGCGGCGATGATTTTTCCTCCTCAGATATTGCTAATGGTAATATAGATGTTTTTCTCAATCTCCCTGCAAGCATTTTAAACAGTTATCCCGCGATAGGACGTGTAATTATTGGTGCCTTTCTCAATGCCATGGTTACAGCAGACGGTAACTATAAAAAGCGTGTTTTATTTGTCTTAGATGAAGTCGATCTTCTAGGCTATATGAATATTTTAGAAGAAGCCCGTGATCGTGGACGTAAATATGGCACATCCTTAATGCTCTTTTATCAATCCACTGGTCAGTTGGTCAATCACTTTGGCGAATCAGGAGCGCGTTCATGGTTTGAAAGCTGCTCTTTTGTCAGTTATGCTGCCATTAAAGACCTTCAAACAGCGAAAGAGATTTCCGAACGCTGTGGCCAAATGACCGTTGAAGTCACCGGAGTGAACAAACCAAGAAGTCTATCTGTGGGGAAGAGCTCTTACAATATAAATTACCAACAAAGAGCCCTCATTTTACCCCACGAGGTTATTCAAGAAATGCGTCAAGATGAACAAATTATTCTTATGCAAGGGCATCCTCCTTTACGATGTGGTCGCGCGGTCTATTTCAGAAGAAAAGAAATGTTAGCCGCTGCTGCAAAAAACCGTTTTGCCCCACAAAAGAAAAATTAG
- a CDS encoding BID domain-containing T4SS effector, whose product MKKSSPQPDPQNPETQNPDPLYAQVNKQPHRRGGPRIPSPEEIQAANRRQPLQGASPYDTPRGRSNAQENTPYNTPRTGTGGYDTPLSQQPQETPYAPQYPLGATRAAAAAIVGRGSREPSPENPTNPYAVVNLGTGETEFQERINPLYDSPNGSTQDLRTSQRPEEHLYAEIDPRTQSGRSPHKPIESVYAMLGVGAGGGQEPQQRENPLYEGVGRAATPPPQTPKDVVTSKLLQHEEFQYGVRETQEWCKVVYGNQHALNEQLSKILENPQGADRVLWDLAAHPESAGKLAGRQVLGVKSPDRKAAEEGFSPLCSALERHIDKTKKLHKQFTNELERERGEKQESPERDEHRRHHHRRHHARGQNPDSPEHSPQRQRHGEKGMAYAM is encoded by the coding sequence ATGAAAAAAAGCTCCCCACAACCAGACCCTCAAAATCCAGAAACCCAGAACCCAGATCCCCTCTACGCACAAGTGAATAAACAACCACATAGAAGAGGCGGTCCGCGCATCCCAAGCCCAGAAGAAATACAAGCAGCAAACAGAAGACAGCCTCTCCAAGGAGCTTCCCCCTACGACACACCGCGCGGGAGATCAAATGCACAAGAAAACACTCCCTACAATACACCGCGAACGGGAACAGGTGGATATGATACGCCCCTGTCTCAACAACCACAAGAAACGCCCTATGCCCCCCAATACCCATTAGGGGCTACCCGTGCAGCAGCTGCAGCAATTGTCGGGAGGGGGTCGCGTGAACCTTCTCCAGAAAACCCCACAAATCCCTATGCCGTCGTTAATCTTGGAACAGGTGAAACAGAGTTTCAAGAACGAATAAACCCCCTTTATGACTCACCAAATGGAAGTACGCAGGATTTACGCACCTCCCAAAGACCAGAGGAACATCTCTATGCAGAAATTGATCCGAGAACACAGAGCGGGCGCTCTCCCCATAAACCAATAGAATCTGTCTACGCAATGCTTGGTGTGGGTGCTGGAGGTGGACAAGAACCCCAGCAACGGGAAAATCCCCTCTATGAAGGCGTGGGCAGAGCAGCAACGCCCCCTCCTCAAACCCCTAAAGATGTGGTTACGAGCAAACTTTTACAACACGAAGAATTTCAATATGGTGTAAGAGAAACCCAAGAGTGGTGCAAAGTTGTTTATGGAAACCAACATGCCTTGAATGAACAACTTTCGAAGATTCTTGAAAATCCTCAAGGTGCTGACAGAGTCTTATGGGACCTTGCAGCTCATCCTGAAAGCGCTGGAAAACTTGCTGGTCGGCAAGTCCTTGGCGTAAAAAGCCCTGATCGTAAAGCAGCTGAAGAAGGTTTTTCTCCCCTTTGCTCAGCCCTTGAAAGACATATAGACAAAACAAAAAAACTCCATAAACAATTTACAAATGAACTCGAAAGAGAAAGAGGTGAAAAACAAGAAAGTCCAGAAAGAGATGAACACAGACGCCATCATCACCGTCGTCATCACGCAAGAGGACAAAACCCAGACAGTCCAGAACACAGCCCACAACGACAAAGGCATGGAGAAAAAGGAATGGCTTATGCCATGTAA